In Streptomyces sp. DG2A-72, one genomic interval encodes:
- a CDS encoding glycoside hydrolase family 18 chitinase translates to MRFRHRAVAGFATLLLPLAGLVGLAGPAQAATSATATYAKTQDWGTGFEGKWTVKNTGDTTINSWTVEWDFPSGTSVTSAWDADVTSSGTHWTAKNKSWNGTLSPGASISFGFNGTGSGAPANCKLNSGGCDGGPTVPGDKPPSAPGTPTASGITNTSVKLSWSAATDDKGIKNYDVLRGGTKVATVTSTSYTDTGLAAGTDYSYTVQARDTADQTGPVSGARAVRTTGGTTEPPPTGDKVKLGYFTEWGVYGRNYHVKNLVTSGSASKITHINYAFGNVKNGQCTVDDTYAAYDKAYTADQSVSGAADTWDQPLRGNFNQLRQLKAKYPHIKVLYSFGGWTYSGGFGQAAQNPAVFAKSCKAVVEDPRWADVFDGIDIDWEYPNACGLTCDTSGPAAFRNLMSALRTEFGSNYLVTAAITGDGSSGGKLDVADYGGAAASLDWYNVMTYDYFGAFDADGPTAPHSPLTSYSGIPAAGFNSADAITKLKAKGVPSAKLLLGIGFYGRGWTGVTQSAPGGTATGAAPGTYEAGIEDYKVLKNSCPAGGTIAGTAYAHCGNNWWSYDTPSTIAGKMTWAKNQGLGGAFFWEFSGDTSGGELVNAISSNL, encoded by the coding sequence ATGCGCTTCAGACACAGAGCCGTGGCAGGCTTCGCGACCCTGCTGCTCCCCCTCGCCGGCCTGGTCGGCCTCGCCGGCCCGGCCCAGGCCGCCACCTCCGCCACCGCCACCTACGCCAAGACCCAGGACTGGGGCACCGGCTTCGAGGGCAAGTGGACCGTCAAGAACACCGGCGACACCACCATCAACTCCTGGACCGTCGAGTGGGACTTCCCCTCCGGCACGTCCGTCACCTCGGCCTGGGACGCCGACGTCACCTCCTCCGGCACTCACTGGACCGCCAAGAACAAGTCCTGGAACGGCACCCTCTCCCCCGGCGCCTCCATCTCCTTCGGCTTCAACGGCACCGGCTCCGGAGCCCCCGCGAACTGCAAGCTGAACAGCGGCGGTTGTGACGGCGGCCCCACGGTCCCCGGCGACAAACCGCCGTCCGCCCCCGGCACCCCGACCGCCTCCGGCATCACCAACACCTCGGTGAAACTGAGCTGGAGCGCGGCCACCGACGACAAGGGCATCAAGAACTACGACGTCCTGCGCGGCGGCACCAAGGTCGCGACGGTGACCTCGACGTCGTACACCGACACCGGCCTGGCCGCCGGCACCGACTACTCCTACACCGTCCAGGCCCGTGACACCGCCGACCAGACCGGCCCGGTCTCCGGCGCCCGCGCGGTCCGCACCACCGGCGGCACCACCGAACCCCCGCCGACCGGCGACAAGGTCAAGCTCGGCTACTTCACCGAGTGGGGCGTCTACGGCCGCAACTACCACGTCAAGAACCTGGTGACCTCCGGCTCGGCGTCGAAGATCACGCACATCAACTACGCCTTCGGCAACGTCAAGAACGGCCAGTGCACGGTCGACGACACCTACGCCGCGTACGACAAGGCGTACACCGCCGACCAGTCCGTCAGCGGCGCCGCCGACACCTGGGACCAGCCGCTGCGCGGCAACTTCAACCAGCTCCGCCAGCTCAAGGCCAAGTACCCGCACATCAAGGTGCTGTACTCCTTCGGCGGCTGGACCTACTCCGGCGGCTTCGGCCAGGCCGCGCAGAACCCGGCCGTCTTCGCCAAGTCCTGCAAGGCCGTCGTCGAGGACCCGCGCTGGGCCGACGTCTTCGACGGCATCGACATCGACTGGGAGTACCCGAACGCCTGCGGGCTGACCTGCGACACGAGCGGACCGGCGGCCTTCAGGAACCTCATGTCGGCGCTGCGCACGGAGTTCGGCTCCAACTATCTCGTCACCGCCGCCATCACCGGCGACGGCTCCTCCGGCGGCAAGCTCGACGTGGCCGACTACGGCGGCGCCGCGGCCTCGCTCGACTGGTACAACGTGATGACGTACGACTACTTCGGCGCCTTCGACGCGGACGGCCCGACCGCCCCGCACTCACCCCTGACCTCGTACTCCGGCATCCCGGCCGCGGGCTTCAACTCCGCCGACGCGATCACGAAGCTCAAGGCCAAGGGCGTCCCCTCAGCGAAGCTGCTCCTCGGCATCGGCTTCTACGGCCGCGGCTGGACCGGCGTCACCCAGTCCGCCCCCGGCGGCACGGCGACGGGCGCGGCCCCGGGCACATACGAGGCGGGCATCGAGGACTACAAGGTGCTCAAGAACTCCTGCCCCGCGGGCGGCACCATCGCCGGCACCGCCTACGCGCACTGCGGCAACAACTGGTGGTCCTACGACACCCCGTCGACGATCGCCGGAAAGATGACCTGGGCCAAGAACCAGGGCCTCGGCGGCGCGTTCTTCTGGGAGTTCAGCGGTGACACCAGCGGTGGCGAGCTGGTGAACGCCATCAGCAGCAACCTGTAA
- the atpB gene encoding F0F1 ATP synthase subunit A: MKEPAVSADPTQALAFDTNCHLFDGCGFDTVAPGLHSFLFEPLMGDADGNAFYFNKPMLLALLGSIIVVGFFWAAFARPKVVPGKLQMIAEAGYDFVRRGIVYETIGKKEGEKYVPLAVSLFFFIWMMNLWSIVPVAAFPVTSIIAYPLVLALIVYILWVSLTFKRHGFVGAFKNFSGYDKSLGAVLPLSMTIELASNLLVRPFTHAVRLFANMFAGHTLLLLFTIASWYMLNGIGIAYSGVSFVMVIVMTAFELFIQAVQAYVFVLLTCTFIQGALAEHH, translated from the coding sequence ATGAAGGAGCCCGCGGTGAGTGCTGACCCGACGCAGGCCCTCGCCTTCGACACGAACTGCCACCTCTTCGACGGATGTGGCTTCGACACTGTCGCTCCGGGCCTGCACTCGTTCCTGTTCGAGCCGCTCATGGGCGACGCGGACGGCAACGCCTTCTACTTCAACAAGCCGATGCTGCTCGCCCTGCTGGGTTCGATCATCGTGGTGGGCTTCTTCTGGGCCGCGTTCGCCAGGCCGAAGGTCGTGCCCGGCAAGCTCCAGATGATCGCCGAAGCCGGCTACGACTTCGTACGCCGCGGCATCGTCTACGAGACGATCGGCAAGAAGGAGGGCGAGAAGTACGTTCCGCTCGCGGTCTCCCTCTTCTTCTTCATCTGGATGATGAACCTCTGGTCGATCGTCCCGGTCGCCGCCTTCCCGGTGACGTCGATCATCGCCTACCCGCTGGTCCTGGCGCTGATCGTCTACATCCTGTGGGTCTCGCTGACCTTCAAGCGGCACGGCTTCGTCGGAGCCTTCAAGAACTTCTCCGGCTACGACAAGTCGCTGGGCGCGGTGCTCCCGCTGTCCATGACCATCGAGCTCGCCTCGAACCTGCTGGTCCGTCCGTTCACGCACGCGGTGCGACTCTTCGCGAACATGTTCGCCGGCCACACCCTGCTGCTGCTCTTCACGATCGCCAGCTGGTACATGCTCAACGGCATCGGTATCGCCTACTCAGGTGTCTCGTTCGTGATGGTCATCGTGATGACCGCCTTCGAGCTCTTCATCCAGGCGGTTCAGGCGTACGTCTTCGTCCTCCTGACCTGCACCTTCATCCAGGGCGCGCTCGCCGAGCACCACTGA
- the atpA gene encoding F0F1 ATP synthase subunit alpha, which translates to MAELTIRPEEIRDALETFVQSYKPDAASREEVGTVTLAGDGIAKVEGLPSAMANELLKFEDGTLGLALNLEEREIGAVVLGEFSGIEEGQPVSRTGEVLSVAVGEGYLGRVVDPLGTPIDGLGEIETDGRRALELQAPGVMVRKSVHEPMETGYKAVDTMTPIGRGQRQLIIGDRQTGKTALAVDTIINQRDNWRSGDPKKQVRCIYVAIGQKGSTIASVRGALEEAGALEYTTIVAAPASDPAGFKYLAPYTGSAIGQHWMYEGKHVLIIFDDLSKQADAYRAVSLLLRRPPGREAYPGDVFYLHSRLLERCAKLSDDMGAGSMTGLPIVETKANDVSAFIPTNVISITDGQCFLESDLFNAGQRPALNVGISVSRVGGSAQHKAIRQITGRLRVDLAQFRELEAFAAFGSDLDAASKAQLERGQRMVELLKQPQYQPMSTEDQVVSIWAGTTGKMDEVPVNDIRRFEKELLEYLHRKEQGLLTSIREGGKMSDDTLQAMADAVAEFKKQFETSDGKLLGEESAVSVSK; encoded by the coding sequence ATGGCGGAGCTCACGATCCGGCCGGAGGAGATCCGGGACGCGCTGGAGACGTTTGTCCAGTCGTACAAGCCGGACGCGGCCTCGCGCGAGGAGGTCGGTACGGTCACCCTTGCCGGCGACGGCATCGCGAAGGTCGAGGGTCTTCCCTCGGCCATGGCCAACGAACTGCTGAAGTTCGAGGACGGCACCCTCGGCCTCGCGCTCAACCTGGAAGAGCGCGAGATCGGCGCCGTCGTCCTCGGTGAGTTCAGCGGCATCGAGGAGGGCCAGCCGGTCTCCCGTACCGGCGAGGTCCTGTCCGTGGCTGTCGGCGAGGGCTACCTCGGCCGCGTCGTCGACCCGCTCGGCACCCCGATCGACGGCCTCGGCGAGATCGAGACCGACGGCCGCCGCGCCCTCGAGCTGCAGGCTCCGGGCGTCATGGTCCGTAAGTCGGTGCACGAGCCGATGGAGACCGGCTACAAGGCCGTCGACACGATGACCCCGATCGGCCGCGGCCAGCGTCAGCTGATCATCGGCGACCGTCAGACCGGCAAGACCGCTCTGGCCGTCGACACGATCATCAACCAGCGCGACAACTGGCGCTCGGGCGACCCGAAGAAGCAGGTCCGCTGCATCTACGTCGCCATCGGTCAGAAGGGCTCGACCATCGCCTCCGTGCGTGGTGCCCTCGAAGAGGCCGGCGCCCTGGAGTACACGACCATCGTCGCCGCCCCGGCGTCCGACCCGGCCGGCTTCAAGTACCTGGCGCCGTACACCGGTTCGGCCATCGGCCAGCACTGGATGTACGAGGGCAAGCACGTCCTCATCATCTTCGACGACCTCTCCAAGCAGGCCGACGCCTACCGCGCCGTGTCCCTGCTGCTGCGCCGCCCGCCGGGCCGCGAGGCCTACCCGGGTGACGTCTTCTACCTGCACTCCCGTCTGCTGGAGCGCTGCGCCAAGCTCTCCGACGACATGGGTGCCGGCTCGATGACCGGTCTGCCGATCGTCGAGACCAAGGCCAACGACGTCTCGGCGTTCATTCCGACCAACGTCATCTCCATCACCGACGGCCAGTGCTTCCTGGAGTCCGACCTGTTCAACGCCGGTCAGCGTCCGGCCCTGAACGTCGGTATCTCGGTCTCCCGAGTCGGTGGCTCCGCTCAGCACAAGGCGATCCGGCAGATTACCGGCCGTCTGCGCGTGGACCTCGCCCAGTTCCGTGAGCTGGAGGCGTTCGCCGCCTTCGGTTCCGACCTGGACGCCGCGTCGAAGGCGCAGCTGGAGCGCGGTCAGCGCATGGTCGAGCTGCTGAAGCAGCCGCAGTACCAGCCGATGTCCACCGAGGACCAGGTCGTCTCCATCTGGGCCGGCACCACCGGCAAGATGGACGAGGTGCCGGTGAACGACATCCGCCGCTTCGAGAAGGAGCTGCTGGAGTACCTGCACCGCAAGGAGCAGGGCCTGCTCACCTCCATCCGGGAGGGCGGCAAGATGTCCGACGACACGCTGCAGGCCATGGCCGACGCGGTCGCGGAGTTCAAGAAGCAGTTCGAGACCTCGGACGGCAAGCTGCTCGGCGAGGAATCGGCCGTCAGCGTCTCCAAGTGA
- a CDS encoding F0F1 ATP synthase subunit delta codes for MNGASREALAAARERLDALTDNTSVDAGSLADELASLTALLHREVSLRRVLTDPAQSGEAKADLAQRLIGGQVGGEAADLLSGMVRSRWSQSRNLVDALEELANIADFTAAQKAGTLDDVEDELFRFGRISSSSTELRAALTNRSATTSAKSELLRSLLGGRSAATTERLVTRLVTVPRGRSLEAGLESLSKLAAERRDRMVAVVTSAVPLSDGQKQRLGAALAKLYGRPMHLNLDVDPEVLGGIRVQVGDEVINGSMADRIEDAGRRLAS; via the coding sequence ATGAACGGAGCGAGCCGCGAGGCCCTGGCAGCCGCACGCGAGCGTCTCGACGCGCTGACGGACAACACGTCCGTGGACGCCGGCTCGCTCGCCGACGAGCTGGCCTCCCTCACCGCGCTGCTGCACCGCGAGGTGTCGCTGCGTCGGGTCCTGACCGACCCGGCGCAGTCCGGCGAGGCCAAGGCCGACCTGGCCCAGCGCCTCATCGGCGGCCAAGTCGGCGGCGAGGCCGCCGACCTGCTGTCCGGCATGGTGCGCTCCCGCTGGTCGCAGTCGCGCAACCTGGTGGACGCGCTGGAGGAGCTGGCGAACATCGCCGACTTCACCGCCGCGCAGAAGGCGGGCACGCTCGACGACGTCGAGGACGAGCTGTTCCGGTTCGGCCGGATCAGCTCCTCCAGCACCGAGCTGCGCGCCGCGCTCACCAACCGGTCCGCGACGACCTCCGCCAAGAGCGAGCTGCTGCGCAGCCTGCTCGGTGGCCGGTCCGCCGCGACCACCGAGCGTCTGGTGACGCGCCTTGTGACCGTGCCGCGGGGACGTAGCCTGGAAGCGGGACTTGAGTCCCTGTCCAAGCTCGCCGCCGAGCGCCGCGACCGGATGGTGGCCGTGGTCACCTCGGCGGTACCGCTGAGCGACGGGCAGAAGCAGCGCCTGGGCGCCGCCCTGGCGAAGCTCTACGGCCGTCCGATGCACCTCAACCTGGACGTGGACCCCGAGGTCCTCGGCGGGATCCGGGTGCAGGTCGGTGACGAGGTCATCAACGGCTCGATGGCGGACCGCATCGAGGACGCCGGCCGCCGACTGGCGAGCTAA
- a CDS encoding DUF2550 domain-containing protein, translated as MVLALTVCGIVVALVVVGLFVFGLRRRLIQRSGGTFDCSLRWDVPEKTDTSGKGWSYGVARYNGDRVEWYRVFSYAYRPRRILERAAIEVAGRRLPEGEEELALLSDAVILTCLHRGTRLELAMSEDALTGFLAWLEAAPPGQRVNVA; from the coding sequence ATGGTCCTCGCTCTGACTGTGTGCGGAATTGTCGTCGCCCTCGTGGTGGTGGGGCTGTTCGTCTTCGGCCTGCGCCGCAGGCTCATCCAGCGCTCCGGCGGCACCTTCGACTGCTCCCTGCGCTGGGACGTCCCGGAGAAGACCGACACCAGCGGCAAGGGCTGGAGCTACGGCGTCGCCCGCTACAACGGCGACCGCGTCGAGTGGTACCGCGTCTTCTCCTACGCCTACCGCCCCCGCCGCATCCTGGAGCGCGCCGCGATCGAGGTCGCCGGCCGCCGCCTTCCCGAGGGCGAGGAGGAGCTGGCGCTGCTCTCCGACGCGGTGATCCTCACCTGTCTGCACCGGGGCACGCGCCTGGAACTCGCAATGAGCGAAGACGCGCTGACCGGTTTTCTCGCGTGGCTTGAGGCGGCCCCGCCCGGTCAGCGCGTCAACGTCGCTTAG
- a CDS encoding F0F1 ATP synthase subunit gamma: MGAQLRVYKRRIRSVTATKKITKAMEMIAASRVVKAQRKVVASTPYARELTRAVTAVGTGSNTKHPLTTQADTVTRSAVLLLTSDRGLAGAFNSNAIKAAEQLTERLEREGKQVDVYVVGRRGVAHYNFRERKITESWTGFTDQPSYADAKKIAAPLIEAIETETAQGGVDELHIVYTEFVSMMTQTAQDARLLPLSLEEVAQEAPKGEILPLYDFEPSAEDVLDALLPRYVESRIYNALLQSAASKHAATRRAMKSATDNAGDLIENLTRLANQARQAEITQEISEIVGGASALADATAGSDY; this comes from the coding sequence ATGGGAGCCCAGCTCCGGGTCTACAAGCGTCGCATCCGATCCGTCACCGCGACCAAGAAGATCACCAAGGCGATGGAGATGATCGCCGCCTCGCGCGTCGTCAAGGCGCAGCGCAAGGTGGTGGCGTCCACGCCGTACGCGCGGGAACTGACCCGCGCGGTCACGGCGGTCGGTACCGGCTCGAACACCAAGCACCCGCTGACCACCCAGGCCGACACGGTCACCCGGTCCGCGGTGCTGCTCCTGACGAGCGACCGTGGTCTCGCCGGTGCCTTCAACTCCAACGCCATCAAGGCGGCGGAGCAGCTGACCGAGCGCCTGGAGCGCGAGGGCAAGCAGGTCGACGTCTACGTCGTCGGCCGGCGCGGTGTCGCCCACTACAACTTCCGTGAGCGCAAGATCACGGAGTCGTGGACCGGGTTCACGGACCAGCCGTCGTACGCGGACGCCAAGAAGATCGCGGCTCCGCTGATCGAGGCCATCGAGACGGAGACGGCTCAGGGCGGCGTGGACGAGCTCCACATCGTCTACACCGAGTTCGTGTCGATGATGACGCAGACGGCGCAGGACGCGCGCCTGCTGCCACTCAGCCTCGAAGAGGTCGCACAGGAGGCGCCGAAGGGCGAGATCCTCCCCCTGTACGACTTCGAGCCCTCGGCGGAGGACGTCCTCGACGCCCTGCTGCCGCGCTACGTGGAAAGCCGTATCTACAACGCGCTGCTCCAGTCGGCCGCTTCGAAGCACGCCGCCACCCGGCGCGCGATGAAGTCGGCCACCGACAACGCCGGCGACCTCATCGAGAACCTCACCCGGCTTGCCAACCAGGCCCGCCAGGCCGAAATCACCCAGGAAATCAGCGAGATCGTCGGAGGCGCGAGCGCCCTGGCCGACGCGACCGCGGGGAGTGACTACTAA
- a CDS encoding F0F1 ATP synthase subunit B, producing MTTTSALVFLAAEGEKENPLIPPWPEVVIGLIAFVIVFGFLAKKLLPTINKVLEERREAIEGGIEKAEAAQTEAQSVLEQYKAQLAEARHEAARLRQEAQEQGATLIAEMRAEGQRQREEIIAAGHAQIEADRKAASSALRQDVGKIATDLAGKLVGESLEDHARQSRVIDRFLDELDEKAEATR from the coding sequence GTGACGACCACATCCGCCCTGGTCTTCCTGGCGGCTGAGGGTGAGAAGGAAAACCCTCTCATTCCGCCGTGGCCGGAAGTTGTCATCGGCCTGATCGCCTTCGTCATCGTCTTCGGCTTCCTCGCCAAGAAGCTCCTCCCGACCATCAACAAGGTTCTGGAAGAGCGTCGCGAGGCCATCGAGGGCGGTATCGAAAAGGCCGAGGCCGCGCAGACCGAGGCCCAGAGCGTCCTTGAGCAGTACAAGGCCCAGCTCGCCGAGGCCCGGCACGAGGCCGCGCGACTGCGCCAGGAGGCGCAGGAGCAGGGCGCCACGCTCATCGCCGAGATGCGCGCGGAGGGCCAGCGGCAGCGTGAGGAGATCATCGCCGCCGGTCACGCCCAGATCGAGGCCGACCGCAAGGCCGCCTCGTCGGCGCTGCGCCAGGACGTCGGCAAGATCGCCACCGACCTGGCAGGCAAGCTCGTCGGCGAGTCCCTCGAGGACCACGCCCGGCAGAGCCGTGTGATCGACCGCTTCCTCGACGAGCTCGACGAGAAGGCCGAGGCCACCCGATGA
- the atpE gene encoding ATP synthase F0 subunit C, with translation MSNIAAVTGDLGSVGYGLAAIGPGVGVGIIFGNGTQALARQPEAAGLIRANQILGFAFCEALALIGLVMPFVY, from the coding sequence ATGTCCAACATTGCTGCTGTCACCGGTGACCTCGGTTCCGTCGGTTACGGTCTTGCGGCCATCGGCCCCGGCGTCGGCGTTGGCATCATCTTCGGTAACGGCACCCAGGCCCTCGCCCGCCAGCCCGAGGCGGCCGGCCTGATCCGCGCCAACCAGATCCTCGGCTTCGCCTTCTGTGAGGCGCTCGCCCTGATCGGTCTCGTCATGCCGTTCGTCTACTAG
- a CDS encoding F0F1 ATP synthase subunit epsilon, whose product MAAELHVALVAADREVWSGEATLVVARTTSGDIGVMPGHQPLLGVLESGPVTIRTSDGGTVVAAVHGGFISFADNKLSLLAEIAELSDEIDVQRAERELERAKAEGDATAERRADVRLRAAAG is encoded by the coding sequence TTGGCTGCTGAGCTGCACGTCGCGCTGGTCGCGGCCGACCGAGAGGTCTGGTCCGGCGAGGCCACCCTGGTCGTCGCGCGCACCACGTCCGGCGACATCGGCGTCATGCCCGGTCACCAGCCGCTGCTCGGTGTGCTGGAGTCGGGCCCGGTGACCATCCGTACGAGTGATGGTGGGACGGTCGTCGCCGCGGTGCACGGCGGTTTCATCTCGTTCGCGGACAACAAGCTGTCGCTGCTGGCCGAGATCGCCGAGCTGTCGGACGAGATCGATGTCCAGCGCGCCGAGCGGGAGCTCGAACGCGCGAAGGCGGAGGGCGATGCCACCGCCGAGCGGCGCGCGGACGTACGACTGCGTGCGGCGGCGGGCTGA
- a CDS encoding response regulator transcription factor, whose protein sequence is MIRVLVAEDQSAVRAGLVLILRSASDIEVVGEAADGEQAVARARELRPDLVLMDVQMPRLDGVSATRQVVAEGLADVLVLTTFDLDEYVFGALRAGASGFLLKNTDAKDLLEAVRTVARGEGIVAPAVTRRLIAEFAARPAREPKPEPAALDTLTRREREVLSCLGDGLSNAEIASRLDMAEATVKTHVSRLLGKLELRSRVQAAVLAQELGI, encoded by the coding sequence ATGATCCGTGTGCTCGTCGCCGAGGACCAGTCCGCCGTCCGCGCCGGTCTCGTCCTCATCCTGCGCAGCGCGTCCGACATCGAGGTGGTCGGCGAGGCGGCGGACGGCGAGCAGGCGGTGGCGCGGGCCCGTGAACTGCGGCCGGACCTGGTGCTGATGGACGTTCAGATGCCGCGCCTGGACGGGGTGTCGGCGACCCGGCAGGTCGTCGCGGAAGGGCTGGCGGATGTGCTGGTCCTGACCACCTTCGACCTCGACGAGTATGTCTTCGGGGCGTTGCGGGCGGGTGCGTCCGGCTTCCTGCTCAAGAACACGGACGCGAAGGATCTGCTGGAAGCGGTACGGACGGTCGCGCGCGGCGAGGGCATCGTCGCCCCAGCCGTCACCCGGCGCCTGATCGCCGAGTTCGCCGCCCGCCCCGCACGGGAGCCGAAGCCCGAACCGGCGGCGCTGGACACACTCACCCGGCGCGAGCGCGAGGTGCTGTCCTGTCTCGGCGACGGGCTGTCGAACGCCGAGATCGCAAGCCGCCTCGACATGGCGGAGGCGACCGTGAAGACGCACGTCAGCAGGCTGCTGGGGAAGCTGGAGCTGCGCAGCCGGGTGCAAGCGGCGGTGCTGGCACAGGAGTTGGGGATCTAG
- the atpD gene encoding F0F1 ATP synthase subunit beta: MTTTVETATATGRVARVIGPVVDVEFPVDAMPEIYNALHVEVSDPANAGEKKTLTLEVAQHLGGGLVRAISMQPTDGLVRQAPVTDTGSGITVPVGDFTKGKVFNTLGEVLNTDETYDGERWSIHRKAPAFDQLESKTEMFETGLKVVDLLTPYVKGGKIGLFGGAGVGKTVLIQEMIMRVANLHEGVSVFAGVGERTREGNDLIAEMEESGVLDKTALVFGQMDEPPGTRLRVALAGLTMAEYFRDVQKQDVLFFIDNIFRFTQAGSEVSTLLGRMPSAVGYQPNLADEMGQLQERITSTRGHSITSMQAIYVPADDLTDPAPATTFAHLDATTVLSRPISEKGIYPAVDPLDSTSRILDPRYIAQDHYDTAMRVKTILQKYKDLQDIIAILGIDELGEEDKLVVHRARRVERFLSQNTHAAKQFTGVDGSDVPLEESIAAFNSICDGEYDHFPEQAFFMCGGLEDLRKNAKELGVS, translated from the coding sequence ATGACCACCACTGTTGAGACCGCGACGGCTACGGGCCGCGTCGCCCGGGTCATCGGCCCGGTCGTCGACGTGGAGTTCCCCGTCGACGCGATGCCGGAGATCTACAACGCCCTCCACGTCGAGGTCTCCGACCCGGCGAACGCCGGCGAGAAGAAGACGCTGACCCTCGAGGTCGCCCAGCACCTGGGCGGCGGTCTGGTCCGCGCCATCTCCATGCAGCCCACCGACGGCCTGGTCCGTCAGGCCCCGGTGACCGACACCGGCTCGGGCATCACCGTCCCGGTCGGCGACTTCACCAAGGGCAAGGTGTTCAACACCCTCGGTGAGGTGCTGAACACCGACGAGACCTACGACGGCGAGCGCTGGTCCATCCACCGCAAGGCTCCCGCCTTCGACCAGCTCGAGTCCAAGACCGAGATGTTCGAGACCGGCCTGAAGGTCGTCGACCTGCTGACCCCGTACGTCAAGGGCGGCAAGATCGGTCTGTTCGGTGGTGCCGGTGTCGGCAAGACCGTGCTGATCCAGGAAATGATCATGCGTGTCGCCAACCTCCACGAGGGCGTCTCCGTCTTCGCGGGCGTCGGCGAGCGCACCCGTGAGGGCAACGACCTCATCGCGGAGATGGAAGAGTCCGGCGTTCTGGACAAGACCGCCCTGGTCTTCGGTCAGATGGACGAGCCCCCGGGCACCCGTCTGCGCGTCGCCCTGGCCGGTCTGACCATGGCGGAGTACTTCCGCGATGTGCAGAAGCAGGACGTGCTGTTCTTCATCGACAACATCTTCCGCTTCACCCAGGCCGGTTCCGAGGTGTCCACCCTGCTCGGCCGTATGCCGTCCGCGGTGGGTTACCAGCCGAACCTGGCGGACGAGATGGGTCAGCTCCAGGAGCGGATCACCTCGACGCGTGGTCACTCGATCACCTCGATGCAGGCGATCTACGTCCCCGCGGACGACCTGACCGACCCGGCCCCGGCCACCACGTTCGCCCACCTCGACGCGACGACGGTTCTTTCCCGTCCGATCTCGGAGAAGGGCATCTACCCGGCCGTGGACCCGCTGGACTCCACGTCCCGCATCCTGGACCCGCGCTACATCGCGCAGGACCACTACGACACCGCCATGCGGGTCAAGACGATCCTGCAGAAGTACAAGGACCTCCAGGACATCATCGCGATCCTCGGTATCGACGAGCTGGGCGAAGAGGACAAGCTCGTCGTCCACCGTGCCCGTCGCGTGGAGCGCTTCCTGTCCCAGAACACCCACGCCGCCAAGCAGTTCACCGGCGTGGACGGTTCGGACGTACCGTTGGAAGAGTCGATCGCCGCGTTCAACTCGATCTGCGACGGTGAGTACGACCACTTCCCGGAGCAGGCGTTCTTCATGTGCGGTGGTCTCGAGGACCTGAGGAAGAACGCGAAGGAGCTGGGCGTCTCCTGA